The following proteins come from a genomic window of Archocentrus centrarchus isolate MPI-CPG fArcCen1 chromosome 3, fArcCen1, whole genome shotgun sequence:
- the srgn gene encoding serglycin isoform X1, whose protein sequence is MRLILLLVISCLAIYNANGAPRTAVYKFVKCSPDGDQANCVTQQSPEMEWSPDLPSKLPASAAQDLEAEPVEDESPMMEENDEEEQEEEEETEEDESPQNELPVMDVAEEGSGGYEGSAGEDTYIADKSNVGETGSGMFWTESTDMSGPWRLFSKSSVRDEAKPAQNELKEDHLLQL, encoded by the exons ATGAGACTGATTCTGCTCCTCGTTATCTCCTGCCTCGCCATATACAACGCAAACG GAGCACCACGGACTGCTGTGTATAAGTTTGTGAAATGTAGCCCCGATGGTGACCAGGCCAACTGCGTAACTCAACAAAGCCCAGAGATGGAGTGGAGTCCAGATCTGCCATCCAAACTGCCTGCTTCTGCCGCACAGGATCT AGAGGCAGAGCCTGTGGAGGATGAGAGTCCAATGATGGAGGAGAACGATgaggaagagcaggaagaggaagaagagacagaggaggacgAATCACCACAGAATGAGTTACCTGTAATGGACGTGGCTGAGGAAGGATCTGGTGGTTATGAAGGCTCTGCAGGTGAAGACACCTACATCGCGGATAAGAGCAATGTTGGTGAGACTGGTTCTGGCATGTTCTGGACAGAAAGTACAG ATATGAGTGGCCCGTGGAGGCTGTTCTCCAAAAGTTCTGTCAGAGATGAGGCCAAACCGGCACAGAATGAGCTCAAAGAAGACCACCTTCTGCAGCTGTAG
- the srgn gene encoding serglycin isoform X2, which yields MRLILLLVISCLAIYNANGAPRTAVYKFVKCSPDGDQANCVTQQSPEMEWSPDLPSKLPASAAQDLEAEPVEDESPMMEENDEEEQEEEEETEEDESPQNELPVMDVAEEGSGGYEGSAGEDTYIADKSNVDMSGPWRLFSKSSVRDEAKPAQNELKEDHLLQL from the exons ATGAGACTGATTCTGCTCCTCGTTATCTCCTGCCTCGCCATATACAACGCAAACG GAGCACCACGGACTGCTGTGTATAAGTTTGTGAAATGTAGCCCCGATGGTGACCAGGCCAACTGCGTAACTCAACAAAGCCCAGAGATGGAGTGGAGTCCAGATCTGCCATCCAAACTGCCTGCTTCTGCCGCACAGGATCT AGAGGCAGAGCCTGTGGAGGATGAGAGTCCAATGATGGAGGAGAACGATgaggaagagcaggaagaggaagaagagacagaggaggacgAATCACCACAGAATGAGTTACCTGTAATGGACGTGGCTGAGGAAGGATCTGGTGGTTATGAAGGCTCTGCAGGTGAAGACACCTACATCGCGGATAAGAGCAATGTTG ATATGAGTGGCCCGTGGAGGCTGTTCTCCAAAAGTTCTGTCAGAGATGAGGCCAAACCGGCACAGAATGAGCTCAAAGAAGACCACCTTCTGCAGCTGTAG